The following is a genomic window from Bacteroidales bacterium.
GGAAGGCTCAGCGACTATCAGGAAGCTAATGGAATGAATGTGCCGGGCACCGTTAAGGCCTCATGGCTGCTGGAACAAGGGAAACATACCTATGCCCGTTTTCATGTGCAGACTTTTGAGTATGATGTATCCGGAAAATTTTAACCCGAATTATCCTTACCGCAGCTTTAGCGGCAAATAAATTTCTCATAACCTGATGATAGGTATCGTTCTTAAAATTAAGCAATGTAACTTTTCTGAACCACATACCTTTGGTTACAAATCTTTTCGATAAAGGATTTTCCCGTTAGGCACATCATAAATTTCCATTACAAGGGTGTTTACATCATATCCATTTGCGCGGGCATACCTGTTCAGAGCAGGATATTGTCAATAAGATTTTTATAGTTTCATGAGAGGAGAATGAAATGGACAATCACGAACATAGACTGTACCAATATGAACAGCGGAAAGCATTTAATTTATTGATAACCTACTGAAGGCTCTGTTGAATGCGCTTTCGGGTGCAATGAAAATTTATACTGAACATATATGACCATTTTTATGTTTCTCTTTTTTAGGAATCTTAAAAGAATAAATTTTCATTTACTAATAAAGTACGGGGAATGATATTACAGGCCTGTTAAATAACCATTATGGCTGTTTTTGTTTATGAATGATGTTTAACTGCAAAAAATGAATGACCATGACACGAAAAGAATTTTTAATCAAAATAGGCATTGGAGCGGGAGTGGCTATTCTTACTCCAGTGGCTTTCAATGCATGTGAGGAATCAGAAACCGAGTCCGATAAGGATGATGACACCGATGACAATGGAGATGATTCTTCTGACGATAGCGATAAAGTGGATTTCAACATCGACCTCACTGCCGATGATTACAGCGATTTACAGGAGGAAGGCGGCTATGTTTACGAAAACGATATCATCATAGCTTATCTCGGCAATGACGAATACATTGCCTTGTCCAAGATTTGTACACACAATCAATGTACCGTGGATTTTGATGGTGACGAAGAAAAAATTTATTGTTCCTGCCATGGTTCCGAATTTAACCTCGAAGGTGAGGTTACCTCCGGTCCGGCAGATGAGGCTCTCAAGGAATACAATACGGAGCTTGACGGGCAGACGCTGAGGATTTACGAATAAAATATATTCATCCTGACTTTAAGATTGATACAGTGCCCTTATCTGCATTTTGTCAATCCNNNNNNNNNNNNNNNNNNNNNNNNNNNNNNNNNNNNNNNNNNNNNNNNNNNNNNNNNNNNNNNNNNNNNNNNNNNNNNNNNNNNNNNNNNNNNNNNNNNNNNNNNNNNNNNNNNNNNNNNNNNNNNNNNNNNNNNNNNNNNNNNNNNNNNNNNNNNNNNNNNNNNNNNNNNNNNNNNNNNNNNNNNNNNNNNNNNNNNNNNNNNNNNNNNNNNNNNNNNNNNNNNNNNNNNNNNNNNNNNNNNNNNNNNNNNNNNNNNNNNNNNNNNNNNNNNNNN
Proteins encoded in this region:
- a CDS encoding Rieske (2Fe-2S) protein, whose product is MTRKEFLIKIGIGAGVAILTPVAFNACEESETESDKDDDTDDNGDDSSDDSDKVDFNIDLTADDYSDLQEEGGYVYENDIIIAYLGNDEYIALSKICTHNQCTVDFDGDEEKIYCSCHGSEFNLEGEVTSGPADEALKEYNTELDGQTLRIYE